The proteins below are encoded in one region of Belonocnema kinseyi isolate 2016_QV_RU_SX_M_011 chromosome 3, B_treatae_v1, whole genome shotgun sequence:
- the LOC117169876 gene encoding neprilysin-2-like, whose translation MKPILVTVFVLCVGLGAILARPEPDGDNSGGGNNTNGGGGGGGGGLFGHGGLFGHGGLFGRGGLFEVGGTFGGGGLFGGLLAGLFGKEPLCLGVNIFCTQHSQCCNRNCRVNSKPISNSICVTQACKEAASQILKDMDPKVSPCDNFYKFACGNFLKTTVIPKGETYVDKFSLASKKLEQKLRSAIEEEIGPNEPKAFRLAKNFYKTCMNTVLAELKAVGGWPVLEGKSWKPEAFDWLQAVSKLRKSGYATDYFFSYGIGVNLKDNTKRAIYIDQTPLGLLREYLIQGFNNPVVKAYYRYSVDIAVMYGANRALAKKELKETLKFEMKLAKISIPATDERDVTGIATQMTVKELARKYSTINWITLFNAILSPILQVDDNELVIVNVPVFFDKFQKLIEVTPKRVQVNYFLQRAVDENINYLTDEIRSRKIQFLKEVSGGETEAAPRWSECFDMTIQSLGLSVNALYIRKYFNQASKQSAVEMINNIAKQMIERLREADWMDANTKKMALEKAEGLKSYVAYPDEFLDDKKLEEYFKGLEITPTNYLAVAANVSIYQQEYSFRQLRKPVNNFDWSNTSNAAVIDAAYHLEENSMELPAGILQDNFFGKDKPQYLNYAAIGSIIAHEITYGFGDEGSQFDKNGNLLDWWSQETKKKYLTKADCIIKQYGNYTAKEVGLQLNGYNTLIENIAYNGGIKESYLAYQEWVRQNGLEPKLPGLKYTPAQLFWINAAQTWCTIHKPEELKFIITNDIHIPAEFRILGRPTGSTSKVKEQEEVALPASALLTAADQFCEQQYQTTHLCDSYGRYIARVSIKGPINAQQLLKAGSRLKHSVLDPDERHPFILPSTSPFTDLVVDSYY comes from the exons ATGAAACCTATACTTGTTACTGTCTTCGTACTGTGTGTGGGTCTGGGAGCAATTCTAGCCAGACCTGAACCCGATGGCGATAATAGTGGTGGTGGCAATAATACCAACGGCGGCGGCGGCGGTGGTGGTGGCGGGCTTTTTGGCCACGGAGGTTTATTTGGCCACGGAGGTTTATTTGGCCGCGGCGGTCTGTTTGAAGTCGGTGGTACTTTTGGCGGTGGCGGTCTCTTCGGCGGTCTTTTAGCAGGCCTTTTCGGAAAAGAGCCCTTGTGTCTAGGTGTTAACATATTCTGTACACAGCATTCACAATGTTGTAACAGAAATTGca GAGTAAATTCCAAACCAATTTCCAATAGCATCTGTGTAACTCAAGCATGCAAAGAAGCAG cttctcAAATCTTGAAGGATATGGATCCAAAGGTATCACCGTGCGATAACTTTTACAAATTCGCTTgtggaaactttttaaagactACAGTGATTCCTAAAGGTGAAACATATGTTGACAAATTTAGTCTCGCGAGTAAGAAACTTGAACAGAAATTAAGAAGTGCCATTGAAGAGGAAATTGGACCTAATGAACCAAAGGCATTTAGACTGGCAAAGAACTTTTATAAAACTTGCATGAACACAG TATTAGCTGAATTGAAGGCAGTAGGTGGTTGGCCTGTTTTGGAGGGGAAATCGTGGAAGCCTGAAGCATTTGATTGGCTACAAGCGGTATCTAAACTCAGAAAATCTGGATATGCAACAGATTACTTTTTCTCTTACGGCATTGGAGTTAATTTAAAGGACAATACGAAACGAGCAATTTAT atcgACCAGACACCCCTTGGTCTGCTACGAGAATATTTAATACAAGGCTTCAACAATCCAGTGGTCAAGGCTTACTACAGATATTCGGTCGACATTGCTGTTATGTACGGTGCAAACAGAGCTTTAGCTAAAAAAGAATTGAAGGAAACCCTTAAGTTCGAAATGAAACTCGCTAAA ATTTCTATTCCAGCCACAGATGAAAGGGATGTAACTGGAATAGCTACTCAAATGACCGTTAAGGAGCTCGCACGAAAATATTCAACTATAAACTGGATTACATTGTTCAATGCAATTCTCTCGCCGATTCTTCAGGTCGACGATAATGAACTGGTAATAGTGAACGTGCCTGTGTTTTTCGACAAATTTCAAAAGCTGATTGAGGTAACTCCAAAGAGGGTTCAGGTCAATTACTTTTTACAACGAGCTGTCGATGAGAACATCAATTACCTGACAGATGAAATTCGAAGccgaaaaattcaattcttaaaagAGGTCAGTGGTGGTGAAACTGAAGCCGCTCCAAGGTGGTCAGAGTGCTTTGATATGACAATTCAAAGTCTAGGTTTAAGCGTTAATGCTCtctatatccgaaaatatttcaaccaagctTCCAAGCAAAGTGCAGTCGAAATGATCAACAATATTGCGAAACAGATGATAGAGCGTCTAAGAGAG GCCGATTGGATGGAcgcgaatacaaaaaaaatggctTTGGAGAAAGCTGAGGGTTTAAAGAGCTATGTTGCTTATCCTGATGAATTTCTCGATGACAAGAAACTTGAAGAATACTTTAAAGGCCTGGAAATAACTCCAACAAATTACCTTGCAGTAGCTGCAAATGTGTCAATTTATCAGCAGGAATATTCCTTTCGACAACTTAGGAAACCAGTCAACAATTTTGACTGGTCCAATACCAGTAATGCCGCTGTCATAGACGCTGCCTATCACCTTGAGGAGAACAGCATGG AACTTCCTGCTGGAATTCTGCAAGACAATTTCTTTGGTAAGGACAAGCCTCAGTATCTTAACTACGCTGCAATTGGCTCGATTATTGCACACGAAATTACGTATGGATTTGGTGATGAGGGTagtcaatttgataaaaatggaaaCTTGTTAGATTGGTGGAGCcaggaaactaaaaaaaaatatcttacgaAAGCTGATTGCATTATTAAACAGTATGGAAATTATACTGCTAAAGAAGTCGGATTGCAA ttaaatGGTTACAATACGCTAATTGAAAACATTGCCTACAACGGAGGAATCAAAGAATCATATTTGGCCTATCAAGAATGGGTGAGGCAAAACGGCCTCGAACCCAAATTACCTGGATTGAAATATACACCAGCGCAACTTTTCTGGATCAATGCAGCTCAAACTTGGTGTACTATTCACAAACCAGAggaattaaaattcatcattacAAATGACATTCATATTCCTGCAGAATTCAGAATTCTGG GACGACCTACTGGCTCAACGAGTAAAGTAAAGGAACAAGAGGAGGTAGCTCTACCTGCATCTGCATTACTGACTGCCGCGGATCAGTTCTGTGAACAACAATATCAGACCACGCATCTCTGTGATTCTTATGGACGCTACATTGCTCGCGTGTCCATCAAGGGACCTATTA ATGCTCAGCAGCTGCTGAAAGCTGGCAGCCGTCTAAAACATTCCGTTTTGGATCCTGATGAGAGGCATCCATTTATCTTGCCATCGACGTCTCCGTTCACAGATCTGGTCGTTGACAGTTACTACTAG
- the LOC117169877 gene encoding uncharacterized protein LOC117169877 yields MRAAQGRTSQDIANALAMDQTTWLFVSPSAPYFGGLRGAAVNSTKHHFKRVNGTSTLTFEEISKVLSHMEECLKSRPLQAITDDPSDLFALTPGHFLIGGPLTVVPEPSLIQEYGPANERWKMFQKMPLHAVRIATTELERTILKLCLLPPVKEDLE; encoded by the coding sequence ATGCGAGCAGCCCAGGGACGCACTTCGCAGGACATCGCTAATGCTCTGGCCATGGATCAAACCACTTGGCTGTTCGTTTCTCCATCGGCGCCATATTTTGGTGGATTACGGGGTGCCGCCGTCAACTCTACCAAGCATCATTTCAAAAGAGTTAATGGAACTTCCACTCTAACTTTTGAGGAGATCTCAAAGGTATTGTCACATATGGAGGAATGCCTTAAATCAAGACCACTACAAGCAATCACTGATGATCCAAGTGATTTATTTGCGCTTACACCAGGACATTTTCTCATTGGAGGACCACTCACAGTTGTTCCTGAACCATCGCTTATCCAAGAATATGGTCCTGCGAATGAAAGGTggaaaatgttccagaaaatgcCGTTACATGCTGTCCGAATAGCTACTACCGAGTTAGAAAGAACGATTCTGAAGCTCTGTCTCCTCCCTCCTGTAAAAGAAGATCTTGAATAG